A region from the Fundulus heteroclitus isolate FHET01 chromosome 22, MU-UCD_Fhet_4.1, whole genome shotgun sequence genome encodes:
- the LOC118557020 gene encoding zinc finger BED domain-containing protein 4-like, which yields MKKAMDELGVPSLGCVAHSLQLAVHEGLLSQRSILDALANARKIIGHFKHSTLAYSKLQDIQIEMKVPVKRLLQDVQVRWNSTLYMMQSLLGQKRTLSVYAAEHNLPATLTVNQWGLMERAVEILAPFEELTRAVSAETATTADVIPAIAALKRVLSREQATDEGVKTMKRTLLEAVERRFSHVESDPLYSVASLVDPRYKDRYFADPNSLGPAKDALIREVEKMEELKKASSDVPEEQQSSKKPRLSTDTSLGSVFEEILQESEQER from the exons gtttGCTCTCACAACGTAGCATACTAGATGCACTTGCCAACGCCAGAAAAATCATTGGTCATTTCAAGCACTCAACTTTGGCATACTCAAAACTACAAGACATCCAAATTGAGATGAAAGTGCCTGTAAAGCGCTTACTGCAAGATGTCCAAGTAAGATGGAATAGTACACTCTACATGATGCAGAGCCTCCTCGGCCAAAAGCGCACCTTGAGCGTTTATGCTGCAGAGCACAACCTCCCAGCTACTCTAACAGTGAACCAGTGGGGACTGATGGAGAGGGCGGTTGAAATCTTAGCTCCATTCGAGGAGCTAACAAGAGCTGTCAGCGCTGAAACAGCCACTACAGCTGACGTGATTCCTGCAATTGCAGCCCTGAAGCGTGTTCTTTCCAGAGAGCAGGCCACTGATGAAGGAGTTAAGACTATGAAAAGGACCCTATTGGAGGCAGTGGAACGACGTTTCAGCCACGTTGAAAGTGATCCACTGTATTCTGTGGCATCATTGGTGGATCCAAGATATAAAGACAG atactTTGCAGATCCTAATAGCTTAGGGCCTGCCAAAGACGCTCTCATTAGAGAGgtggagaagatggaggagttaAAGAAAGCCAGCAGTGATGTGCCAGAAGAGCAACAGTCTAGCAAGAAGCCACGTCTCAGCACAGACACCAGCCTTGGCAGTGTGTTTGAAGAGATCCTGCAAGAGAGTGAGCAGGAAAGGTGA